tcttattattgttatgcaTTTGTTTTCTTACTATTTCTTAATCAAGATCAGTCGAAGCTAAAATTgtctttactattataatataaaatgtaaaataatatttaaatacattattattattattattattattattattattatattatagtatattacattatattatatcattattattattattattattactattatcagtaatagtaatagtagcatattattattagtaatagtaatagtcgAAGTCGTATAGAGTGAACTAGTTCTACAAGGGTAAccatgtaagaaaaaaaaacagactgAGAGTTCTATATTATAAGTAATGTGAAAATGAACTCATgttttaatatgtattaaaataatatgtataaatattcactaattatttttaagaaaatattagacaaattcttatttttgtcgtagatttatatacttattctTATATgtgtcaattatatttattattttctatggaTTTATCGTAAAACAAATGCTTATCGATATCTTATCTAACACGGATCATTGCGAGATGCATTCTACTTTCTTAAAGAAAGGTATACATATGGAGAGACTGAAAGGAGTACGTTCATAAAGTAGTTTAGTAGGACTAAACTCTTTACTTTAACTCACACGAAACCAATTGTTATGTACGCATGAGAGGGGAAATAATCAACATAAGCTTATACATCGATACGATGGACGTATGGTGGGGAGACAACGTTCTCCGCTTGTATTTgtatagttcatattttgtccatatcTATCGCTGCAGTCACACATCCTTTGAACAAAAGGTAGTGAACAACTTTTTAAGTATTTGTTCCATGAACTATCTTAATTAGTTTTtagtttcatattttattttaaaggtATATTCAAAGATGAGTGTATCATTAGCTTCAAGaattacatttaaaagatTGTGCGATGTCTtagaaaaagttattaaagcACGTGCCTccgaaaagattaaaattctaaaagaatttattttgcaATGTAAAAAGGAAGgtgacaaattaaaaaaagacgaTTCAAATGCAgtaagttaaaaattaattcaaatattattaaacattaataatctttttctattttctttcttattagaatatttcaatgtttccTGTGTTAAGATTGCTTTTACCACAATGCGATCGTAAACGTTCATCATATAATTTGAAGCAAAAATTActaacaaatatttacattcgTGTACTTTGTCTTGGAAAATCTAGTGAAGATGCCAAAAAACTGATaaattataggtattataatttttttttcttttacatattgCTAATTTGTACGgatattaatatgtttattttttagaattcCTAATTCAAGTAAATCTGAAGGAAGTGACATTTCTGAAATAATTTACTCAGTtgtgagaaaatatttgttacatGGGAAGGAATCGTATACAATagatagaataaatatatttttagacaATATATCAAAAGCAAgtcaaacgaataataataaagatgaattATTTAAGGAATTATTTAGACAAATAAGCGCATTAGAATTAAAATGGTTGActcgtattattttaaaggATCTAAAGTTAGGTgttggaacaaaaaaaatattgcaaggTTTGTGGCAGTACAAAAGAGatactatttaatatatcatatctGTTGGTAAATATccaaaatttgtaaattaaattaaaaaattttttgtttttttttcttttctagttTATCATCCAAAAGCAGGCCAATGTTTTGatacaaatttcaatttaGAAAAACTTTGTGATAATTTTGATCAaggtaaaaaggaaattaattataatattgaagttttctcttttttcaaatctatGAATTTGGAAAGATCTACAATTAAGGATGCTTCACaactttttcataataatcatgagTATTTTGTACAAATGAAATTTGATGGTGAACGTTCTCAAATACATATGAAAGATGGTATATTCCAATACTTCACAAGACAGGGAATTGATATCACAAATAATTGGGGATATGGAAAAAGTAATTCAGGTAGATACAAAGAAtaagattttcattataataatcatatatatatatatacaaaattctcATAAAAGCAATTTCTTTTAGATGGTTTTCTCACTAGTACATTTTCGCGTCGTTTAAATCGACAATGTACGTCTATAATTTTGGATGGTGAATTAATGGGTtgggataaagaaaaaaaagagtttgGGTCAAAAGGTATGAGCTATGATGTTAAAAAGCTTACAGCTAATAGTTCCTATCAACCCTGTTTTGTGGCATatgatattatcttatataatgACAAATTGCTCGTTAATTTACCctataaagaaagattaaatatattaaatgatgcaTTTCAAGATGAAGAAggttcattaattaaatgcCAAAATACAATCATTTCTAATAggtatttataaaagtatacaCATAACATTACCATGATGCttaatgatcattttttttttgttaattattatttattgttttatatagtaaagatttattggatatttttaataaaagtcttcaaaataatgaagaagGAATAGTTCTAAAAAAATctgatttcatttataaaccAAATGTTCGCAATGGAACTGGTTGCTACAAATTAAAAGCTGAGGTATATATAACAAGGATTATatctgtaatatttaatttaaaattatttcgttctttcaatATATAGCAATGTTTTAGATGATTCTTCGACAAGCctataatgttatttttttattagtactCAGAAGATCTAGTACAAGATATAGACTTAATTATTCTTGGAGGTTATTATGGGGAAGGAAAGTTCAATGGTTTGATAAATAGCTTTATGATGGGTGTTGCCAAAATGCCTGAAATTGAAGGCAAAGAACCTACACAATTTTTCTCTGTTGTATCAGTGTGTAGTGGCATTGCAATGGAAGAATTGACGAAACTTCATTCAAAATTGGAGAAGTATTGGATTAAAGACTGTCCAAATTGTGTGATCAAACCTAAGGTATTTCAagagtatatattttataataattttatattgtttctcAAATAAACACATATGTGACTTATATTTTCAGAAACATCTTCCAGATTTATGGATTCGACCTGAgcattcattgattttaacgCTACGAGCAACGGAAATAGTGAAAACTGATGTTTTTCCGATTGGTTATACTTTACGTTTTCCTCGTGTCATACAGATTAGAGGAGATAAGCCTTGGTATAGTGTTTGTACTAACacagaatttttatcattgataaaggtacagaaaatatacaaagaaactttttggattgcaattattatttaacttatcttgtttttctgcttttctctcctttttacttctctccttatacatatatatatatatttatatacatattgttttTAGACTGAAGGAACAATTCATAAATTGACTAAAAGAACGGCGACATTGAATGATATTGAAACATCAgttgttgaaaagaaaaagaaaataacaatgcCGACTTCGTCAAAGTTTGAAGAagtgttttataataatatacaatcaaataaaaatcttgtACCGATTACACGTCTATTatatggaaaagaaatttgtgttattaatggtaataatgaaatatctaaagaaaatatagaagataAGCTCTTATTGCATAATGCGAAAATCGTACAGAATCCAAGTGAAGATACTTATTGTGTGATCGTTGGAAATGTCAAAAaggtaattaattatattataatataatatttcttttaaaagtgtaaacatttgagatatttttcaaagcaatttactttctttccaatgtttccttttttttttttttttttttttttaggcgAAAGCGAGAAACATAATACAAAGTGGAAAATATGATGTAGTTACCATAGATTGGTATAAACgtattatcaaaaaagaaaactgggTTGCATTAGAAAGTTTTTTACCATGGGATCTTTTATGCATTCGTGATTTTACCAAACGATCACTTATTGAAAAATACGATGATTACTATGACAGTTATACAATAGATGCTAATGAAGAAAGTTTACAACGTTCTTTAAAACGGATAGAACATATGGtacgattgattttttttgtttatttatttatttatttctttttttttttggaaatattgatgaatttattatcaaattatttattatttccattttattatataatattaattttagataaaaaacgaagaagttGTATTTACCAAAGAGGAAGGAATGGATAAagaattattcgaaaatgGTATATCcccattttctatctttaaacAAATTATCGGATATTTTAAGAAATGTTCGAATTCAACGAAATTTAAATTTCGCTTTATGGGtggtataataaaagaagatataaatgaACACGTTAATTATATCTTCATTGAAGATAATTCATTGTTATCTATGAAATCTTTGGAAGTTGATGAAACTATAAAGAAATCTATGAAAAAAGTAATCAACAGTAAATGGATAAAGGATTGTTTTCGGGATCAAAagttttattcgatcgatgaatatattgttgaataaaaatttgtatggaCAGATGGAAAGTGGCAGTGAACTGctaaacaacaaaaaaaaaagaaaaaagaaccaaagaaaaacaaaaaaacaatgaatttttatcaaatatgtaTCTGAAAACGGAAATAgcacatgtgtgtgtatttgaaACACCAAAGTTAGAGGAGACTACGGAATCATTTTAGCTCGTATTTTCACTAAGCGCCGAGAAACCGAATACTAGGTGGACTGACAGTTAGACAGTTTGCTCATTTAACATCTTCCCATTTCGAAATGCTTCTTGAGTTgagttcgttctctctctctctctctctctctctctctctctctctctctctctctctctctctctctctctctctccttttattttattagaatgcGTGCAAAATATGAGGCGAAAGGGCCGCAGCTGCAACGT
The window above is part of the Vespa velutina chromosome 24, iVesVel2.1, whole genome shotgun sequence genome. Proteins encoded here:
- the LOC124956989 gene encoding DNA ligase 4 isoform X2, translated to MFPVLRLLLPQCDRKRSSYNLKQKLLTNIYIRVLCLGKSSEDAKKLINYRIPNSSKSEGSDISEIIYSVVRKYLLHGKESYTIDRINIFLDNISKASQTNNNKDELFKELFRQISALELKWLTRIILKDLKLGVGTKKILQVYHPKAGQCFDTNFNLEKLCDNFDQGKKEINYNIEVFSFFKSMNLERSTIKDASQLFHNNHEYFVQMKFDGERSQIHMKDGIFQYFTRQGIDITNNWGYGKSNSDGFLTSTFSRRLNRQCTSIILDGELMGWDKEKKEFGSKGMSYDVKKLTANSSYQPCFVAYDIILYNDKLLVNLPYKERLNILNDAFQDEEGSLIKCQNTIISNSKDLLDIFNKSLQNNEEGIVLKKSDFIYKPNVRNGTGCYKLKAEYSEDLVQDIDLIILGGYYGEGKFNGLINSFMMGVAKMPEIEGKEPTQFFSVVSVCSGIAMEELTKLHSKLEKYWIKDCPNCVIKPKKHLPDLWIRPEHSLILTLRATEIVKTDVFPIGYTLRFPRVIQIRGDKPWYSVCTNTEFLSLIKTEGTIHKLTKRTATLNDIETSVVEKKKKITMPTSSKFEEVFYNNIQSNKNLVPITRLLYGKEICVINGNNEISKENIEDKLLLHNAKIVQNPSEDTYCVIVGNVKKAKARNIIQSGKYDVVTIDWYKRIIKKENWVALESFLPWDLLCIRDFTKRSLIEKYDDYYDSYTIDANEESLQRSLKRIEHMIKNEEVVFTKEEGMDKELFENGISPFSIFKQIIGYFKKCSNSTKFKFRFMGGIIKEDINEHVNYIFIEDNSLLSMKSLEVDETIKKSMKKVINSKWIKDCFRDQKFYSIDEYIVE
- the LOC124956989 gene encoding DNA ligase 4 isoform X1; this translates as MRGEIINISLYIDTMDVWWGDNVLRLYLYSSYFVHIYRCSHTSFEQKVYSKMSVSLASRITFKRLCDVLEKVIKARASEKIKILKEFILQCKKEGDKLKKDDSNANISMFPVLRLLLPQCDRKRSSYNLKQKLLTNIYIRVLCLGKSSEDAKKLINYRIPNSSKSEGSDISEIIYSVVRKYLLHGKESYTIDRINIFLDNISKASQTNNNKDELFKELFRQISALELKWLTRIILKDLKLGVGTKKILQVYHPKAGQCFDTNFNLEKLCDNFDQGKKEINYNIEVFSFFKSMNLERSTIKDASQLFHNNHEYFVQMKFDGERSQIHMKDGIFQYFTRQGIDITNNWGYGKSNSDGFLTSTFSRRLNRQCTSIILDGELMGWDKEKKEFGSKGMSYDVKKLTANSSYQPCFVAYDIILYNDKLLVNLPYKERLNILNDAFQDEEGSLIKCQNTIISNSKDLLDIFNKSLQNNEEGIVLKKSDFIYKPNVRNGTGCYKLKAEYSEDLVQDIDLIILGGYYGEGKFNGLINSFMMGVAKMPEIEGKEPTQFFSVVSVCSGIAMEELTKLHSKLEKYWIKDCPNCVIKPKKHLPDLWIRPEHSLILTLRATEIVKTDVFPIGYTLRFPRVIQIRGDKPWYSVCTNTEFLSLIKTEGTIHKLTKRTATLNDIETSVVEKKKKITMPTSSKFEEVFYNNIQSNKNLVPITRLLYGKEICVINGNNEISKENIEDKLLLHNAKIVQNPSEDTYCVIVGNVKKAKARNIIQSGKYDVVTIDWYKRIIKKENWVALESFLPWDLLCIRDFTKRSLIEKYDDYYDSYTIDANEESLQRSLKRIEHMIKNEEVVFTKEEGMDKELFENGISPFSIFKQIIGYFKKCSNSTKFKFRFMGGIIKEDINEHVNYIFIEDNSLLSMKSLEVDETIKKSMKKVINSKWIKDCFRDQKFYSIDEYIVE